Within the Saccharomyces mikatae IFO 1815 strain IFO1815 genome assembly, chromosome: 11 genome, the region CATGTGCACctctaatgaaaaatgatcCCTCATTATAAGCTATGAGTTTCTTAGTTTTGGTGTCATAAGTTTCGAAGCCACCAACTACTAAAGCAGCTCTACCATTCTTGTCAAGAACTTGTAAAGGTTTAGCAACTGTTTTCAACGTTCCATTACTTGGTAACTTCGGTGTACAGAGTTTGAAGTATTGCTCCCCATGCAATAACATTGCATAATTGAAATTATCAACTAAATTATCCATAGATAGTGTAGCAGTAGCTTGCATAAATGGAATGACGGCAAACGAGGGCAAAACTTGGAAGTTCGGATCATTTTCGTAGGTGTACTTAAGCTCCTTGCTCGTGCATCCAAGCCCTAGATTGTACAATATACAATCTTTAGTAGTATACTTGAAAACTCCATCATTTGGTTCCTTTGAAGAATGCGCTTTCTGTACAGACTGCAAAATCGCCATAGAAGACTCCTCTGTAGAACTTGGATTGATAGTACTACCACCGAAATCAGTTACATGGTTCCAATTCTCCTCAATTTCCTCTGGTTCAATAGTCTCTTTAACAGAGACATAACCAGTGCTTCTTTGCCATCTTGTTTGTCCGCACCAACCACCACCGACCTCGAATAATTGACCAGTCACCTTTTTACTAGCATACCTTTGTAATTCTTCGGATGCCAACAGAACAACAAGTGGGGAAACCTGAGATGCATCGAAGTGATTTGATAATTCCGTTTCCGAAAATATAGTCTTGGTCATAGCAGTTTCGGCATGAGGAGCAATAACATTGACGATAATTCCTCTCTTGGCACCTTCCAATGCAATAGTTCTACTAAAGCCTAAAATAGCAGCCTTTGCAGCAGCATAATTAGCTTGTCCAAAATTACCATATATTCCTGAGGTAGATGTAGTGTTGATAATAAATCCAGACTTCTGTTTTGTGAATATTGGCCATACTGCCTTCGACAGCGCAAACGTTGAGAAAAGATGAACTTTCAGGACAGCAAACCATTCTTCatccttcattttcaagaatgACCTGTCACGCAAGATACCGGCATTATTGACCAAAATGTCCACTCTCTTAAATTTCTCTGTCGCAGTATCGATAATACTTTGCGCTTCAGTTACTACGTCATGAGTGTCCGAAATGGCTGTACCCTCACCGTACAATTTATTGATCTCTTCAACAACTGAAAATGGATTCTTAATATCATTCACGACCACTTTTGCACCGTAACGTGCAAACCAAAGGGCGTGTGACTTCCCAAGGCCACCCCCTGCACCTGTAATTATCACGACTTTATCACGAAGCGAATTGATTTTCACTAAGCCTTGATCATTTGAAGGTAATTTTTTGGCTTTCGCGATCAAATCATTATAATCTGAAAGTTGGTCTGGATGTTGCGTTTTGTTAAACGGCTTATCCTTAAAATCTGTAATATCCTTCCATTTACATAAAATTGATTCAGGCGTGTATGTCTTAGGGTCTGGTTTGAAAATCTGTCCAGAGGATCTTTCCCATCTGAGCTGCCCAAAGAATCCAGCGGCtaattcaaaaatagagTTCGACACCTTTGTACTTTCATGTGTTAAATAGAGTACTAAAggaacaattttttctggTCCTAATTGCTTTAAAATATGTGGTGGTAAAACGTTTTCCGTCATACGTGATCTAGCTAATGGTGCAATCGAATTA harbors:
- the FOX2 gene encoding bifunctional hydroxyacyl-CoA dehydrogenase/enoyl-CoA hydratase FOX2 (similar to Saccharomyces cerevisiae FOX2 (YKR009C); ancestral locus Anc_2.521), producing the protein MSEKLSFNNRVVVITGAGGGLGKVYALAYASRGARVVVNDLGGTLGGSGHNSRAADLVVNEIKKAGGLAVANYDSVNENGERIIETAIKEFGRVDVLINNAGILRDVSFAKMTEREFASVVDVHLTGGYKLSRAAWPYMRSQKFGRIINTASPAGLFGNFGQANYSAAKMGLVGLAETLAKEGAKYNINVNSIAPLARSRMTENVLPPHILKQLGPEKIVPLVLYLTHESTKVSNSIFELAAGFFGQLRWERSSGQIFKPDPKTYTPESILCKWKDITDFKDKPFNKTQHPDQLSDYNDLIAKAKKLPSNDQGLVKINSLRDKVVIITGAGGGLGKSHALWFARYGAKVVVNDIKNPFSVVEEINKLYGEGTAISDTHDVVTEAQSIIDTATEKFKRVDILVNNAGILRDRSFLKMKDEEWFAVLKVHLFSTFALSKAVWPIFTKQKSGFIINTTSTSGIYGNFGQANYAAAKAAILGFSRTIALEGAKRGIIVNVIAPHAETAMTKTIFSETELSNHFDASQVSPLVVLLASEELQRYASKKVTGQLFEVGGGWCGQTRWQRSTGYVSVKETIEPEEIEENWNHVTDFGGSTINPSSTEESSMAILQSVQKAHSSKEPNDGVFKYTTKDCILYNLGLGCTSKELKYTYENDPNFQVLPSFAVIPFMQATATLSMDNLVDNFNYAMLLHGEQYFKLCTPKLPSNGTLKTVAKPLQVLDKNGRAALVVGGFETYDTKTKKLIAYNEGSFFIRGAHVPQKKQITDGDRAKFAIQRFDAPSEKAPDFEIEISTNKDQAALYRLSGDFNPLHIDPTLAKAVKFPAPILHGLCTLGVSAKALFEHYGPYEELKVRFTNVVFPGDTLKVKAWKQGEVVIFQTIDMTKNVVVLDNAAIKLSQAKSKL